The following are encoded together in the Lathyrus oleraceus cultivar Zhongwan6 chromosome 3, CAAS_Psat_ZW6_1.0, whole genome shotgun sequence genome:
- the LOC127128109 gene encoding F-box/LRR-repeat protein 4 yields the protein MDNRLCDELLQEVFLKLPSSSSSSSSISLVSKRWLHLYRSSKPTLSLRFNNPHHHFFSFISLLNQHLSLSSLSLFLLSSSTTTPTTSLLLSAISSCSSSSKLVSLTFLPAPVPLSSIVSLSNSCTLLVSLSITLSRPVFLNWVLYFPYLKLLSIVFCYEDDDDDGGCSEVFESKDFDKELSLETVCFEGIRRDDLGIAWLWKRCKRLKNLKLLSCQGIGSSYSSFVHCLQGIQQIELKTCRSVLDGVLLEIAQHCSSLESLLVHDGGSREALLHFFSSCTSNYLRKLDFRLPMDLENNHLFVMAMNFRGLSCLRLQSCCLVTGQGLKALGMAVSNGLEELALINCHVVEREKGLLATLGQHLRQLRKLDLSHNEMLFDKDFISMLVSCTHLVDLKVRGCKRLTSVAILSMLRSCKRLQNVDIMHCLGIESDAIELLVKNCPSLTRLEVEGSKLSDAAKIWASDKFIEIV from the coding sequence ATGGATAATAGGCTATGCGATGAACTCTTGCAAGAAGTCTTCCTAAAACTTCCATCTTCTTCCTCCTCCTCCTCTTCAATCTCCCTTGTTTCAAAGCGATGGCTTCATCTCTACCGTTCATCTAAACCCACCCTTTCCCTTCGTTTCAACAACCCTCATCATCACTTCTTCTCTTTCATCTCTCTCCTCAATCAACACctttctctctcttctctctctctcttccttCTTTCATCTTCCACCACCACCCCAACAACATCCCTTCTCCTCTCTGCTATTTCCTCTTGTTCTTCTTCCTCCAAACTTGTCTCTCTCACTTTCCTGCCTGCTCCTGTTCCTCTCTCTTCCATCGTTTCTCTCTCTAACTCTTGTACCCTATTGGTGTCCCTTTCTATTACTCTTTCAAGACCTGTTTTTCTCAATTGGGTTTTGTATTTTCCTTATTTAAAACTTCTCTCAATTGTTTTCTGTTATGAGGACGATGATGATGATGGCGGTTGTTCTGAGGTTTTTGAAAGTAAAGATTTTGATAAGGAACTGAGTTTGGAAACTGTTTGTTTTGAGGGTATCCGTAGAGATGATCTGGGAATTGCTTGGCTATGGAAGAGATGCAAAAGGCTTAAGAATTTGAAGCTTCTAAGTTGCCAAGGAATTGGTAGTTCTTACTCATCTTTTGTTCACTGTTTGCAGGGTATTCAACAAATTGAGCTTAAAACTTGTAGGAGTGTGCTTGATGGAGTTCTCTTGGAAATTGCACAACATTGCAGCTCATTGGAATCACTTTTGGTTCATGATGGTGGTAGCAGAGAGGCTTTGCTACATTTCTTTTCTAGTTGCACCTCTAATTATTTGCGTAAACTTGATTTTCGTTTGCCTATGGACCTTGAAAACAATCATCTTTTTGTTATGGCTATGAATTTCAGAGGCCTTTCGTGTCTTAGGCTTCAAAGTTGTTGTCTTGTAACTGGTCAAGGGCTTAAGGCTCTTGGTATGGCTGTGAGTAATGGTCTTGAAGAATTGGCACTCATAAACTGTCATGTGGTTGAAAGGGAGAAAGGCTTGCTTGCAACTTTGGGTCAACATTTGAGGCAATTGAGGAAACTAGATTTGTCTCATAATGAAATGTTGTTTGATAAGGATTTCATTTCGATGTTGGTTTCTTGCACTCATTTGGTTGATTTGAAGGTGAGAGGCTGTAAACGACTCACTAGTGTGGCTATACTTTCTATGCTTAGGAGTTGCAAGAGACTTCAAAATGTTGACATTATGCACTGTTTGGGGATAGAATCTGATGCTATTGAACTATTGGTCAAGAATTGTCCAAGTTTGACAAGATTGGAGGTTGAGGGAAGTAAGCTCTCGGATGCTGCAAAAATCTGGGCATCGGATAAATTTATTGAaattgtttaa